A genome region from Eurosta solidaginis isolate ZX-2024a chromosome 2, ASM4086904v1, whole genome shotgun sequence includes the following:
- the LManI gene encoding lysosomal alpha-mannosidase, translating to MRLLCAIATTFVAFAVIVDVQKVQAACGYANCPSGKVNMINVHLVPHSHDDVGWLKTVDQYYYGGRNGIQQAGVQYILDGVIQELMKDAKRRFIFVESAFFFKWFNEQTADLKSQVKTLVKLGRLEFAGGAWSMNDEAAVHYQSVIDQFTIGLKNLQETFGTCGRPHVGWQIDPFGHSREMASLFAQMGYDGQFFARMDWIDKNARLRNKTAEMIWETSESLGESAELFTGLLYGHYSAPPGFCFDTLCSDAPIIDGDSYDNNVKERVDTFISYIQNVTAYYRATDVITPMGDDFNYQNAVMNFKNMDKLIKYVNERQTRGSKVNVFYSTPACYLKALHESSLTWPNKTQDFFPYSSDWHSYWTGYYSSRPTQKRFERDGNHFLQVSKQLVTLANLTSTADHNNLNKLRHAMGVMQHHDAITGTEKQHVAADYNRLLAAAIESAHTSARSALQKLANLTNGEFVSCLQLNISVCDFTQNGADGIVVTLYNPLAQPASQYVRVPVKNESYVVTDSEGHVLTSELLPIPNEVQSLNFRTMGATHELVFRAYVQKLRSFYIKNDGSLRYLKARFNSIPQRLNDIRKSRQRGELKTVKDIEGRAETTVKTSLIKLTFASSGHLSKVEMNGITENIRQDFFYYKAASGNNMEFKNRSSGAYIFRPNGTELLIGDTVSLSIYEGTQVKEVHQRFGDWVSQVIRIYEGVNRVEFQWLIGPIPINDSIGKEVITRFTSNLQSNGIFYTDSNGREMLRRERNKREYFKPNMTEAESGNYYPITARIAIEDSKKRIALLNDRAQGGSSLNDGELELMLHRRLLRDDAFGVGEALNETAFGQGVVARGNVYLVLGDVQNTPSLYERLEQQQIHMPFAKFFSSAPQGAKKDLAEISSFSLPPSVHLLTLEPFSVNERLVRLENILDKSETFSVSLNLRSLFDQLGGEELRETTLDGSLNLSEMSRFKFQPESSKMKKPEYYKAKHIPLSAKKKDSTSKFDISLDPMQIRTFIIKWK from the exons AATTGCCCTTCCGGTAAAGTGAATATGATCAATGTACATCTGGTACCACATTCGCACGATGATGTTGGCTGGCTAAAAACTGTCGATCAGTATTATTATGGTGGGCGAAATGGTATACAGCAAGCTGGTGTACAGTATATACTGGATGGTGTGATACAGGAGCTTATGAAAGATGCTAAAAGACG CTTCATTTTTGTGGAATCAGCTTTCTTCTTCAAATGGTTCAACGAACAAACAGCTGATTTGAAATCGCAAGTGAAGACTTTAGTCAAACTTGGGCGCTTAGAATTTGCAGGCGGTGCATGGTCAATGAACGATGAAGCTGCGGTGCATTACCAATCGGTGATCGATCAGTTTACAATCGGCTTAAA AAACCTTCAAGAAACTTTTGGCACTTGCGGACGCCCGCATGTTGGCTGGCAAATCGATCCTTTTGGTCATTCCCGTGAAATGGCTTCGCTATTCGCTCAAATGGGTTACGATGGGCAATTTTTTGCGCGCATGGATTGGATTGATAAAAATGCACGTTTGAGAAATAAGACTGCAGAAATGATATGGGAAACTAGCGAAAGTTTAGGTGAAAGTGCTGAACTCTTCACGGGTTTGCTGTATGGTCATTATTCGGCACCACCTGGTTTCTGTTTCGATACTCTCTGCTCTGATGCACCAATCATTGATGGCGATAGTTATGATAATAATGTGAAAGAGAGAGTCGATACTTTCATTAGTTACATTCAAAATGTAACGGCATATTATCGTGCGACAGATGTGATTACACCGATGGGTGATGATTTTAATTATCAGAATGCTGTTATGAATTTCAAAAATATGGACAAGTTAATTAA ATATGTTAACGAACGTCAGACGCGTGGCTCCAAAGTAAATGTTTTCTATTCAACGCCCGCCTGCTATCTGAAAGCGTTGCACGAATCATCACTTACTTGGCCCAATAAAACACAGGATTTCTTTCCGTATTCCAGTGATTGGCACAGCTATTGGACAGGCTACTATAGCTCTCGTCCCACACAGAAACGTTTCGAGCGTGACGGTAATCATTTCCTACAGGTTAGCAAGCAACTTGTTACGCTTGCGAATCTTACAAGTACCGCTGACCACAACAATTTGAATAAGCTCCGCCATGCGATGGGTGTTATGCAGCATCATGATGCGATCACTGGTACAGAGAAGCAACATGTGGCTGCAGATTATAATCGCCTCTTGGCTGCGGCTATAGAATCGGCACACACGAGCGCACGTTCGGCTTTACAGAAATTAGCTAACCTCACAAATGGAGAATTTGTGAGTTGCCTGCAACTGAATATAAGCGTTTGTGATTTCACACAGAACGGCGCTGATGGAATAGTTGTCACGCTATACAATCCACTGGCACAACCAGCGAGCCAATATGTGCGTGTGCCAGTGAAGAATGAGAGTTATGTGGTGACCGATAGTGAAG GTCATGTTCTTACTTCTGAGCTGTTGCCTATCCCAAATGAGGTACAAAGTTTGAATTTTCGAACGATGGGTGCGACACATGAGCTAGTCTTTCGGGCTTATGTACAAAAGCTGCGTAGTTTCTATATAAAAAACGACGGTAGCTTAAGGTACTTGAAGGCACGATTTAACAGCATACCTCAACGACTAAACGATATTCGCAAAAGTAGGCAACGCGGTGAGTTGAAGACTGTGAAGGACATAGAAGGAAGAGCTGAAACCACTGTTAAGACGTCG CTCATTAAGTTAACCTTCGCATCTAGCGGTCATCTAAGCAAAGTGGAAATGAATGGCATTACTGAGAATATACGCCAGGATTTCTTTTATTACAAAGCAGCAAGTGGTAATAACATGGAATTCAAGAATCGTTCTTCAGGTGCTTACATCTTCCGTCCCAATGGCACTGAGCTGCTCATTGGCGACACTGTCAGCTTGAGCATTTATGAGGGCACACAAGTGAAAGAGGTACATCAACGATTTGGCGATTGGGTTTCGCAAGTTATACGCATTTACGAAGGTGTCAATCGTGTCGAGTTCCAATGGCTTATTGGCCCAATACCAATCAACGATAGCATCGGTAAGGAAGTGATTACGCGTTTCACGAGCAATCTTCAGTCCAATGGCATTTTCTATACCGATTCCAATGGTCGTGAAATGTTACGTCGTGAGCGCAATAAACGTGAATACTTTAAACCAAATATGACAGAAGCTGAATCTGGTAATTACTATCCAATCACAGCTCGCATTGCAATTGAAGATAGTAAGAAACGCATAGCGCTACTTAACGATCGTGCTCAAGGCGGCAGCAGTTTGAACGATGGTGAGCTTGAATTGATGTTACATCGGCGTTTGTTGCGTGATGATGCTTTTGGTGTTGGTGAAGCGCTCAATGAGACAGCATTTGGGCAAGGTGTGGTGGCCCGTGGCAACGTATATTTGGTATTGGGCGATGTACAGAATACACCGTCGCTTTACGAACGTCTTGAACAGCAACAGATTCATATGCCTTTTGCAAAATTCTTCAGTAGTGCTCCACAAGGTGCCAAAAAAGATTTAGCTGAGATTTCTTCCTTCAGTTTGCCACCATCGGTACACTTATTAACACTAGAACCATTTAGCGTTAATGAACGTCTTGTGCGCTTAGAGAACATACTGGATAAGAGCGAAACTTTTTCGGTTAGTTTGAATTTGCGTTCACTTTTCGACCAGTTGGGTGGTGAGGAATTGCGCGAAACTACATTGGATGGTAGTTTGAATTTAAGCGAAATGAGCCGTTTCAAGTTCCAGCCAGAGAGTTCTAAGATGAAAAAGCCGGAATATTATAAAGCAAAACACATCCCATTGTCGGCGAAGAAAAAGGACTCTACGAGCAAGTTTGATATTTCACTGGATCCCATGCAAATACGAACTTTTATAATAAAGTGGAAATAA